A region from the Lolium perenne isolate Kyuss_39 chromosome 4, Kyuss_2.0, whole genome shotgun sequence genome encodes:
- the LOC127296538 gene encoding probable bifunctional methylthioribulose-1-phosphate dehydratase/enolase-phosphatase E1 gives MFLLPLVASTSISRSGCFSFFPDADGIPRSRNSTSLSSSSRGRQRRLELRLQPSSTSPPVGHRHGQQQHQHHGSMGAARAGNGSDGIATNLPEADDYCLTARDIRCVVLDIEGTTTPIPFVADVLFPYARSNVRAYLVDTYRTRQTMDDIAFLRAQIDKDLADGVPSAVLVPPPSAPKEEVIDALVANVEAMIDADRKLPALKQLQGRIWRLGFDGGEIQGVVYDDVAEALARWHGTGAVRSYIYSSGSREAQRLIFGNTEAHGDLRRYLSAFFDTSVGGKREPRSYYEIWQTLGVDSPSQILFLTDVYQEATAARDAGFEVLISIRPGNAPLPDDHGFQTITSFAQISV, from the exons ATGTTTCTTCTTCCCCTCGTCGCCTCCACCTCAATCTCCCGCTCCGGCTGCTTCAGCTTCTTCCCAGATGCAGATGGTATTCCACGCAGTAGGAACAGCACTAGTCTCTCCTCCAGCTCCAGG GGAAGGCAAAGGAGGTTGGAACTGAGACTTCAACCATCGTCGACTAGTCCTCCTGTTGGTCATCGCCATGGGCAGCAGCAGCATCAGCATCATGGAAGCATGGGAGCTGCGCGAGCCGGCAATGGCAGCGACGGCATTGCAACCAACCTTCCTGAAGCTGACGACTACTGCTTAACAGCGAGAGACATA AGGTGTGTGGTGCTGGACATCGAGGGCACCACCACCCCCATCCCCTTCGTCGCCGACGTCCTCTTCCCCTACGCCCGCTCCAATGTCCGTGCCTACCTTGTTGACACTTACCGCACCCGCCAGACCATGGACGACATTGCCTTCCTCCGCGCCCAGATCGACAAGGACTTAGCCGATGGAGTTCCAAGCGCCGTGCTAGTTCCACCGCCATCAGCACCCAAGGAAGAGGTCATCGATGCCCTAGTGGCCAACGTGGAGGCCATGATCGACGCGGACCGCAAGCTCCCGGCACTCAAGCAGCTCCAGGGCCGGATATGGCGACTCGGCTTCGACGGCGGCGAGATCCAGGGCGTCGTCTATGACGACGTCGCCGAGGCTCTCGCGCGGTGGCATGGCACCGGCGCCGTCAGGAGCTACATCTACTCCAGCGGCAGCAGGGAGGCGCAGCGGCTGATATTCGGCAACACTGAAGCCCACGGCGACCTCAGGAGATACCTATCTGCCTTCTTCGACACCAGCGTCGG GGGGAAGAGGGAGCCCCGGAGTTACTATGAGATCTGGCAGACGCTGGGAGTGGACAGCCCGTCTCAGATACTCTTCCTGACCGATGTCTACCAGGAAGCCACAGCCGCAAGGGATGCAG GTTTTGAGGTGCTCATATCTATCAGGCCTGGAAACGCGCCGCTCCCCGATGACCATGGCTTCCAGACCATCACGTCGTTTGCACAGATCTCTGTCTGA